The Natrinema salifodinae genome includes a window with the following:
- a CDS encoding Gfo/Idh/MocA family protein, with product MSTDPKADATTESATEAQLRAGVIGVGSMGENHARVYAGLPRVELAGVTDHDESVADRVAGEYGTESLDLETLLDRCDVVTVAVPTHAHYETVSTCLDAGVHVLVEKPIAETVEQGRRLADQAREAGLVLQVGHIERFNPAVQTIEELIDDLDVISIEAERLGPPIDRMAPGNVVHDLMVHDVDVVGSILDDRPHSVAAMGTDDGQYATATVEYDDAVATLTASRVTQKKVRRLAVTARECFVEVDYLDQSVLIHRDSYPEYLSDDGQPRYRHESVVERPHVDTGEPLRYELESFVEAARTASEPEVTAEDGIAALETVQLIDRLASGPTDETPDDERSPERDREREQEVEA from the coding sequence ATGAGCACGGATCCGAAAGCGGACGCGACGACCGAATCAGCGACCGAAGCACAGCTCCGAGCCGGCGTCATCGGCGTCGGCTCCATGGGCGAGAACCATGCGCGCGTCTACGCCGGACTGCCCCGGGTCGAGCTCGCCGGCGTCACCGATCACGACGAGTCGGTCGCCGATCGGGTCGCCGGCGAGTACGGGACCGAATCACTCGACCTCGAGACGCTGCTCGACCGCTGTGACGTCGTGACGGTGGCCGTCCCCACCCACGCCCACTACGAGACGGTCTCGACCTGTCTCGACGCCGGCGTCCACGTTCTCGTCGAGAAGCCCATCGCCGAGACCGTCGAACAGGGCCGGCGCCTGGCCGACCAGGCGCGCGAGGCGGGCCTGGTCCTTCAGGTCGGCCACATCGAGCGGTTCAACCCCGCGGTTCAGACGATCGAGGAGTTGATCGACGACCTGGACGTGATCAGCATCGAGGCCGAGCGGCTCGGCCCGCCGATCGATCGGATGGCACCGGGCAACGTCGTCCACGACCTGATGGTCCACGACGTAGACGTCGTCGGATCGATCCTCGACGATCGGCCGCACTCGGTCGCCGCGATGGGAACCGACGACGGGCAGTACGCCACCGCGACGGTCGAGTACGACGACGCGGTCGCGACGCTGACGGCGAGCCGGGTCACCCAGAAGAAGGTGCGCCGGCTCGCGGTGACCGCCCGCGAGTGTTTCGTCGAGGTCGACTACCTCGACCAGTCCGTGTTGATCCACCGCGATTCCTACCCCGAGTACCTCTCGGACGACGGCCAACCCCGCTACCGCCACGAGAGCGTCGTCGAGCGGCCCCACGTCGACACCGGCGAGCCGTTGCGGTACGAACTCGAGTCGTTCGTCGAGGCGGCTCGGACTGCGTCCGAGCCGGAGGTCACCGCCGAGGACGGCATCGCGGCCCTCGAGACGGTCCAGCTGATCGACCGGCTCGCGTCGGGGCCGACGGACGAGACGCCCGATGACGAACGCTCTCCCGAGCGGGACCGAGAGCGGGAACAGGAGGTGGAAGCGTGA
- a CDS encoding DegT/DnrJ/EryC1/StrS family aminotransferase: MTDTEPNPETDGGVDADAGVDEAADVEQVTSVSIADPELSDDAVRRVQAVLEDGRLADGPEVRAFEEEFAAYCGTDDAVATSNGTTALHAALEAIGLEEGDAVITSPFSFVASANAIRLAGGKPVFADVDPETYTLDPADVERVLAEREDIVGIVPVHLYGLAADMPALCEIADEHDLFVVEDACQAHGATVDGTRVGGFGDAACFSFYPTKNMTTGEGGMIVTDRDDVAERAASYVNHGRDVSGTGGYDHVDLGHNFRMTSIAAAIGRVQLEQLSAFNRARRQTADFYDDRLADLPLETPTEPTGYRHVYHQYTVRTEDRDALEATLAERDVGTGVYYDTPIHHQPAYETISTAAARLPAAERAADEVLSLPVHPNLSERDSRTVVEAVRDHFTTQ; the protein is encoded by the coding sequence ATGACCGACACCGAGCCGAACCCCGAGACCGACGGCGGTGTCGACGCCGACGCCGGCGTGGACGAAGCGGCCGACGTCGAACAGGTGACGTCGGTCTCGATCGCCGATCCCGAACTCAGCGACGACGCCGTCCGGCGGGTGCAGGCGGTCCTCGAGGACGGCCGGCTCGCGGACGGGCCGGAAGTCAGGGCCTTCGAGGAGGAATTCGCGGCTTACTGCGGGACGGACGACGCGGTCGCAACGTCGAACGGGACGACCGCGCTCCACGCCGCCCTCGAGGCCATCGGGCTCGAGGAAGGCGACGCGGTGATCACCTCGCCGTTCTCCTTCGTCGCGAGCGCGAACGCCATCCGCCTGGCCGGCGGCAAACCCGTCTTCGCCGACGTCGATCCGGAGACGTACACGCTGGACCCGGCCGACGTCGAACGGGTGCTCGCCGAGCGCGAGGACATCGTCGGCATCGTTCCCGTCCACCTCTACGGCCTGGCCGCGGACATGCCGGCCCTCTGTGAAATCGCCGACGAGCACGACCTGTTCGTCGTCGAGGACGCCTGCCAAGCCCACGGGGCGACCGTCGACGGCACGCGCGTCGGCGGATTCGGCGACGCGGCCTGCTTCTCGTTCTACCCGACGAAGAACATGACCACGGGCGAGGGCGGGATGATCGTCACGGACCGCGACGACGTCGCCGAGCGCGCCGCGAGCTACGTCAACCACGGCCGCGACGTGAGCGGGACCGGCGGCTACGACCACGTCGATCTCGGGCACAACTTCCGGATGACCTCCATCGCGGCGGCGATCGGTCGCGTACAACTCGAGCAGCTCTCGGCGTTCAACCGCGCGCGCCGCCAGACCGCCGACTTCTACGACGATCGCCTGGCCGACCTCCCGCTCGAGACGCCGACGGAACCGACCGGCTACCGCCACGTTTACCACCAGTACACGGTCCGGACCGAGGACCGGGACGCCCTCGAGGCGACCCTCGCGGAGCGCGACGTCGGAACCGGCGTCTACTACGATACGCCGATCCACCACCAGCCGGCCTACGAGACGATCAGCACGGCGGCGGCGCGGCTTCCGGCGGCGGAGCGGGCGGCCGACGAGGTCCTCTCCCTCCCCGTTCACCCGAACCTCTCCGAGCGCGACAGCCGAACTGTCGTCGAAGCAGTGCGAGACCACTTCACCACTCAATGA
- a CDS encoding acyltransferase, protein MSETVRDVVRGDGCTIDDGATVGYGEFDAPTRIGDDATIRTGSIVYGDVTIGDEFSTGHDVLVREGTTIGDDVLVGTKTVIDGQTTIGSHVSIQTNVYVPTQTTIGSNVFVGPGAVLTNDEYPIRADTELEGPTIEDGASIGANATLLPGVTVGENAFVAAGAVVTEDVPPNSLAVGTPATVQSLPEPLDGANQLA, encoded by the coding sequence ATGAGCGAAACGGTGCGCGACGTCGTCCGCGGCGACGGCTGTACCATCGACGACGGGGCGACGGTCGGCTACGGCGAGTTCGACGCGCCGACTCGGATCGGCGACGACGCGACGATTCGAACCGGGTCGATCGTCTACGGCGACGTGACGATCGGCGACGAGTTCTCGACGGGCCACGACGTCCTGGTCCGCGAGGGAACGACCATCGGCGACGACGTGCTCGTCGGAACCAAGACGGTCATCGACGGCCAGACGACGATCGGCTCGCACGTCAGCATCCAGACGAACGTCTACGTGCCGACCCAGACGACGATCGGGAGCAACGTCTTCGTCGGCCCCGGCGCCGTCCTGACCAACGACGAGTACCCGATTCGGGCCGACACCGAACTCGAGGGGCCGACGATCGAGGACGGCGCGTCGATCGGCGCGAACGCGACGCTGCTGCCCGGCGTCACCGTCGGCGAAAACGCGTTCGTCGCGGCCGGCGCCGTCGTTACCGAGGACGTGCCACCGAACAGCCTGGCCGTCGGGACGCCGGCGACCGTGCAGTCGCTCCCGGAACCGCTCGACGGAGCGAACCAGCTCGCATGA
- a CDS encoding DUF7344 domain-containing protein, producing MTDIELTQAELFDVFSNARRRRTVQYLKRQGGSCDLAPLVEQVAAWENDTNPDDVTRTQRRRVYISLYQTHLPMLEDHGIVDWDPDGHEIELLPSEERFEPYLDRHLEDRWEWHRLYAAVTALGAVGFALTWLAVGPLTTALAPIVALALCLAVLVLSAAQHVSRRPDLTLPLGFASR from the coding sequence ATGACTGACATCGAACTCACGCAGGCCGAACTGTTCGACGTGTTCAGCAACGCACGTCGACGCCGAACGGTCCAATACCTGAAACGACAGGGCGGCTCCTGTGATCTCGCACCGTTAGTCGAGCAGGTCGCCGCCTGGGAGAACGATACCAACCCCGACGATGTCACCCGCACCCAGCGCCGGCGGGTCTACATCTCGCTGTACCAGACCCACCTGCCGATGCTCGAGGACCACGGGATCGTCGATTGGGATCCAGACGGCCACGAGATCGAACTCCTCCCGAGCGAGGAACGGTTCGAACCGTACCTCGATCGCCACCTCGAGGATCGGTGGGAGTGGCACCGACTCTACGCGGCCGTGACGGCGCTCGGCGCCGTCGGGTTCGCGCTGACCTGGCTCGCAGTCGGCCCGCTGACGACGGCCCTCGCGCCGATCGTCGCGCTGGCCCTCTGCCTGGCCGTCCTCGTTCTCTCGGCGGCACAGCACGTCTCACGCCGCCCCGATCTGACCCTTCCGCTCGGCTTTGCGAGTCGGTAG
- a CDS encoding type 1 glutamine amidotransferase — translation MAAVDTDPSTLYVVRNEVDADCEYHCDAVASRFPAADEVDFVAGERIPLDDADGVVLTGSTAAVYESERRPWIDDQATLVRELVDREIPTLGVCFGHQIANAALGGTVEHVGTTARLVEATLADEPLFEGVAPVVPALHGDAVTEPGAEMEVIASADHARVFGTRHRSAPLWTVQFHPEVTAALRDRLVEDFGWEPTAFSFDDVSADRIFEHFDRFVAEATP, via the coding sequence ATGGCCGCTGTGGACACGGACCCCTCGACCCTGTACGTCGTTCGGAACGAGGTCGACGCCGACTGCGAGTACCACTGCGACGCGGTCGCGTCGCGGTTCCCGGCCGCCGACGAGGTGGATTTCGTCGCGGGCGAACGGATCCCCCTCGACGACGCCGACGGCGTCGTCCTCACCGGCAGCACCGCGGCCGTATACGAATCCGAGCGCCGGCCGTGGATCGACGACCAGGCGACCCTCGTTCGCGAACTCGTCGACCGCGAAATTCCCACGCTCGGCGTCTGCTTCGGACACCAGATCGCGAACGCGGCACTCGGCGGCACCGTCGAGCACGTCGGAACGACTGCGCGGCTCGTCGAGGCGACGCTCGCCGACGAGCCGCTGTTCGAGGGAGTCGCTCCGGTCGTCCCAGCCCTTCACGGCGACGCCGTGACCGAGCCGGGTGCGGAGATGGAGGTCATCGCCTCGGCGGACCACGCCCGCGTGTTCGGCACGCGCCACCGCTCGGCCCCGCTGTGGACCGTTCAGTTCCATCCAGAAGTTACCGCTGCCCTCCGGGACCGTCTCGTCGAAGACTTCGGCTGGGAGCCGACGGCGTTCTCGTTCGACGACGTCTCCGCGGACCGCATTTTCGAGCACTTCGACCGATTCGTCGCGGAGGCGACGCCCTGA
- a CDS encoding DUF1616 domain-containing protein — protein MSHETGTLTRFAVVRRYPIDLAAVSVGALLAYLVATAGGVDGGPRLFATFPLALFLPGYALVSVLFPAGERDARETATAATATHPRGIDTVEHLGLAFVLSIAIVPAVVLALPLTSWGLTTASIAAALALVTVAVAQLGAVRRLRTPAAERFTVSLTAGVRRLRRDEGAVATVSSIVLVLAIATAAGALLVGFLFPVSAGGFTELALYSEADDGELVAGNLPGEVESGESIPVTIAIENQEGEDRDYTVVVQEQVVSEDGEVTERAELRRIDASVSDGATGTGERSIAPTAAPGETVRISVLLYHDEPPATPTNENAAEETHFWVTVTGGEADE, from the coding sequence ATGAGCCACGAAACCGGCACCTTGACTCGATTCGCGGTCGTTCGCCGCTACCCGATCGATCTCGCGGCCGTCTCGGTCGGCGCTTTGCTCGCGTATCTGGTCGCGACGGCTGGCGGGGTCGACGGCGGGCCGCGGCTGTTCGCGACGTTCCCGCTCGCATTGTTTCTACCGGGCTACGCGCTCGTCTCGGTCCTGTTTCCGGCCGGCGAGCGCGACGCGCGGGAGACCGCAACGGCGGCGACGGCGACCCATCCCCGCGGGATCGATACCGTCGAACATCTCGGCCTGGCGTTCGTCCTCTCGATCGCGATCGTGCCGGCGGTCGTCCTGGCGTTGCCGCTGACGTCGTGGGGGCTGACGACCGCGTCGATCGCGGCGGCGCTCGCGCTCGTCACGGTCGCTGTCGCACAGCTCGGTGCCGTACGACGGCTCCGAACGCCGGCCGCCGAGCGCTTTACCGTCTCGCTGACGGCGGGCGTCCGGCGGCTCCGCCGGGACGAAGGCGCGGTCGCGACCGTCTCGTCGATCGTGCTCGTGCTGGCGATCGCGACCGCGGCCGGGGCCTTGCTCGTGGGCTTTCTGTTCCCCGTGTCGGCCGGCGGCTTCACCGAACTCGCGCTCTACAGCGAGGCCGACGACGGCGAGTTGGTCGCCGGGAACCTCCCCGGCGAGGTGGAATCCGGCGAGTCGATCCCGGTCACGATCGCGATCGAGAATCAGGAGGGCGAGGACCGCGACTACACGGTCGTCGTCCAGGAGCAGGTCGTCAGCGAGGACGGCGAGGTGACCGAGCGCGCGGAGTTGCGACGCATCGACGCGAGCGTGTCCGACGGCGCGACGGGAACGGGCGAACGGTCGATCGCGCCGACGGCGGCGCCAGGCGAAACAGTCCGCATCAGCGTGTTGCTCTATCACGACGAGCCGCCGGCCACTCCCACGAACGAGAACGCCGCCGAGGAGACCCACTTCTGGGTGACGGTGACGGGCGGCGAGGCGGACGAGTAG
- a CDS encoding PadR family transcriptional regulator, whose product MHDLTGFQRDLLYVIAGADRPSGQTVKDEVEKYYSSEINHGRLYPNLDTLVNKELVEKGQLDRRTNYYAITDAGRQQIEERREWEEQYVDF is encoded by the coding sequence ATGCACGATCTGACCGGCTTCCAGCGTGATCTGTTGTACGTGATCGCGGGCGCTGACCGACCGTCGGGACAGACCGTCAAAGACGAGGTCGAGAAGTACTACAGTTCGGAGATCAATCACGGCCGACTGTACCCTAATCTGGACACGCTCGTCAACAAGGAACTGGTCGAGAAGGGACAACTCGACAGGCGAACGAACTACTACGCGATCACTGATGCCGGTCGACAGCAGATCGAAGAGCGCCGGGAGTGGGAGGAGCAGTACGTCGATTTCTGA
- a CDS encoding winged helix-turn-helix domain-containing protein, whose translation MSTQASNTRSESTADPSAQLDVLGDDCARTILIATSEGPKTAKELTKRTDSSSATVYRRINNLLESDLLAECVRFEDDGSHTTAYEATVDVLHVRIGADGIEVAVSDTED comes from the coding sequence ATGTCAACGCAAGCGAGTAACACTCGATCGGAGTCGACTGCCGACCCGTCTGCCCAGCTCGACGTCCTCGGAGACGACTGTGCCCGGACGATCCTTATCGCGACGAGCGAGGGCCCGAAGACGGCGAAGGAACTGACGAAGCGAACGGACAGTTCGTCAGCCACCGTGTACCGACGAATCAACAACCTCCTCGAGAGCGATCTCCTCGCGGAATGCGTGCGGTTCGAGGACGACGGGTCGCACACGACCGCATACGAGGCGACCGTCGACGTCCTCCACGTTCGGATCGGCGCGGACGGAATCGAAGTTGCCGTCTCGGATACCGAGGACTAA
- a CDS encoding DUF7563 family protein, translated as MESSTAGARCRNCGTHVTQQFARVFGDNGDVVHGCPSCTTYREMQSGGHLPGSR; from the coding sequence ATGGAATCGTCGACGGCCGGCGCTCGCTGCCGAAACTGTGGCACGCACGTGACACAGCAGTTCGCTCGCGTCTTCGGTGACAACGGTGACGTCGTCCACGGCTGTCCATCCTGTACAACCTATCGGGAGATGCAGTCCGGCGGCCATCTCCCCGGAAGCCGATAA
- a CDS encoding DUF7344 domain-containing protein encodes MSVQTDRTEPLEESEVFHILGNDRRRAIVQLLANEGGQVDVSDVASEIAATESDTTPVPNNLYKSVYVSLQQTHLPQLEEDAVIEYDSEAKTIRPGRHFDDVLRYVDGHNDDHSQVLQLHLGLCVLGLAVIALAGLGVPVVSAIDPVLSSVLVLLAAGASSLYQLLA; translated from the coding sequence ATGTCAGTTCAAACGGACAGAACTGAACCGCTCGAGGAGAGCGAGGTGTTTCACATCCTCGGTAACGATAGGCGGCGGGCTATCGTGCAGTTGCTCGCGAACGAAGGCGGCCAGGTCGACGTCTCCGACGTCGCGAGCGAGATCGCTGCCACCGAATCCGACACCACGCCCGTCCCGAACAACCTCTACAAGAGCGTCTACGTCTCACTCCAACAGACGCATCTCCCCCAGCTCGAGGAGGACGCCGTGATCGAGTACGACTCGGAGGCGAAGACGATCCGGCCTGGCCGGCACTTCGACGACGTGCTCCGGTACGTCGACGGTCACAACGACGATCATTCGCAGGTCCTTCAACTCCACCTCGGGCTCTGCGTTCTCGGACTCGCGGTCATCGCGCTGGCCGGACTCGGCGTTCCGGTCGTCTCCGCGATCGATCCCGTGCTCTCGAGCGTCCTGGTGTTGCTCGCCGCCGGCGCCAGCAGCCTCTATCAGCTCCTCGCCTGA
- a CDS encoding DUF7282 domain-containing protein, which translates to MNARNQLLTLVVALMLVCSSGAMVTAAAGAGTVEQSDEVEGDEVDQNQTDNETTDGPVGDDGDVENATADDDDGLENESVADDGEQQSAYVTFEDQATDGETVVVENVSMASGGFVTIHDSSLLVGDAFESVIGTSAYLEAGAHENVEVTLDEPLEEDETLIAMPHRDTNDNQEYDFVETEGQADGPFLTADDEPVTDDAVVSVDGTDEGPVADNETEDNETGDVVQEPVDENKTDTVDEEPVADNETEDNETGDVVQEPVDEEPVDEQPIDDNETDGVDEGPVAEEPVDEEPAAADELTINVIVEQLNVHLVTQDELNDSQDDMFGEDEAADNGLDAEPSEDNETDGVEDEPVEGQPIEDGEDNETDLDEEPVDEQPVEDGPVDDNESATDAEAEFGDRDLSFENVAITVSVENLEIQGADGALGHLGMFGDESAAEEPTDDNETDDGLDVDTDTETADNDTAAGIGDETNETNETDDTDVAPVEDDVDGDDDRASDEAGDGHQIQITIEEATVFVVLEDGDEMPIEEEPVDEEPVEDEPVDEEPVDEEPVEDEEPTEDENVTDDVDEEPVEDEEPTEDENVTDDVDEEPVDEEPVEDEEPAEDNETDAIEDEPADEEPTEDENVTDDVDEEIDGEVTAESFVVSEFDAPEEVAVGEPLIATATIENPTDEERTESVEFRLNGDFVTGEEVTLESGESANVEFQVNTSSFSPGSYIQMVLTEQSGQVATIELTEGEEIETDETNETDNGDDDLTNGDVESSIGHVAA; encoded by the coding sequence ATGAACGCACGCAATCAGTTACTCACACTTGTCGTCGCCTTGATGCTCGTCTGCTCGAGCGGGGCGATGGTCACAGCGGCGGCGGGCGCTGGGACCGTCGAGCAGAGCGACGAGGTCGAAGGCGACGAGGTCGACCAGAACCAAACGGACAACGAGACGACGGACGGACCGGTAGGTGATGACGGAGACGTCGAAAACGCCACGGCAGACGATGACGACGGACTCGAAAACGAGTCTGTCGCCGACGACGGCGAGCAACAGTCCGCGTACGTGACGTTTGAAGACCAGGCGACCGACGGTGAGACGGTCGTCGTCGAAAACGTCTCGATGGCGAGCGGGGGCTTCGTGACGATCCACGATAGTAGCCTTCTGGTGGGTGACGCCTTCGAGAGCGTCATCGGCACGTCGGCATACCTCGAAGCGGGGGCCCACGAGAACGTCGAGGTCACCCTCGACGAGCCGCTTGAGGAGGATGAAACGCTGATCGCGATGCCGCATCGCGACACGAACGACAACCAGGAGTACGACTTCGTCGAGACCGAAGGCCAGGCTGACGGGCCGTTCCTCACGGCCGACGACGAGCCGGTGACCGACGACGCAGTGGTCTCCGTCGATGGGACTGACGAGGGACCGGTCGCGGACAACGAGACCGAGGATAACGAAACCGGCGACGTCGTTCAAGAGCCGGTCGACGAGAACAAAACCGATACCGTCGATGAAGAACCGGTCGCGGACAACGAGACCGAGGATAACGAAACCGGCGACGTCGTTCAAGAACCGGTCGACGAAGAACCGGTCGACGAGCAGCCGATCGACGACAACGAGACCGACGGCGTCGACGAAGGACCCGTTGCGGAAGAACCGGTCGATGAAGAGCCCGCCGCGGCCGACGAACTAACGATCAACGTCATCGTCGAACAGCTCAACGTCCACCTGGTCACGCAGGACGAACTCAACGACTCTCAGGACGACATGTTCGGCGAGGACGAGGCCGCTGACAACGGCCTCGACGCCGAACCAAGCGAGGACAACGAAACTGACGGCGTCGAGGACGAACCCGTTGAGGGGCAGCCGATCGAAGACGGCGAGGATAACGAAACCGACCTTGACGAAGAGCCGGTCGACGAGCAGCCCGTCGAAGACGGACCGGTTGACGATAACGAGAGCGCTACGGATGCCGAAGCCGAGTTCGGCGACCGAGATCTGTCCTTCGAGAATGTGGCGATCACCGTCTCCGTCGAGAACCTCGAGATCCAGGGCGCTGACGGCGCACTTGGCCACCTCGGTATGTTCGGGGACGAATCGGCTGCGGAAGAGCCGACTGACGATAACGAGACCGACGACGGTCTCGATGTCGATACCGACACCGAAACTGCGGACAACGACACGGCCGCCGGAATCGGAGACGAGACGAACGAGACGAACGAGACGGACGATACTGACGTCGCTCCCGTCGAAGACGATGTGGACGGAGACGATGACCGCGCGAGCGACGAAGCGGGCGACGGTCACCAAATCCAGATCACCATCGAAGAGGCGACCGTCTTCGTTGTGCTCGAAGATGGCGATGAAATGCCGATTGAAGAAGAGCCGGTCGACGAAGAACCAGTTGAGGACGAACCCGTCGATGAAGAGCCGGTCGATGAAGAGCCGGTGGAGGACGAAGAACCGACTGAAGACGAGAACGTGACCGACGATGTCGATGAAGAGCCGGTGGAGGACGAAGAACCGACTGAAGACGAGAACGTGACCGACGATGTCGATGAAGAGCCGGTCGACGAGGAACCGGTGGAGGACGAAGAACCTGCTGAGGACAACGAAACTGACGCCATCGAAGACGAACCCGCCGACGAAGAGCCGACCGAAGACGAGAACGTGACCGACGATGTCGATGAAGAGATCGACGGAGAGGTGACGGCCGAGTCCTTCGTCGTGAGTGAATTCGACGCGCCCGAGGAAGTCGCAGTCGGTGAACCGCTCATCGCGACGGCAACTATCGAGAATCCGACGGATGAGGAACGGACCGAATCCGTCGAGTTCCGGCTCAACGGTGACTTCGTCACCGGGGAGGAAGTGACGCTCGAAAGCGGCGAGAGCGCGAACGTCGAGTTCCAGGTCAACACGAGCAGTTTCTCGCCCGGGTCGTACATCCAGATGGTACTGACCGAACAGTCCGGTCAGGTCGCGACCATCGAACTAACTGAGGGAGAAGAGATCGAGACCGACGAAACCAACGAGACCGACAACGGTGACGATGATCTGACGAACGGCGACGTTGAGTCGTCGATCGGTCACGTCGCGGCCTAA
- a CDS encoding helix-turn-helix transcriptional regulator — protein MSSLHRVATSVETLAPSTNGAIASEIVAESTAVRPLQLEGGAHLAALVGMFALALLGGILVARNRYEEPDSLAADREPDREEFMTDRERVRQLLQDNGGRMKQSHIVNSVDWSKAKVSRLLADLEEDDQITKLRLGRENLVCLPGHEPTASKSPEQANDD, from the coding sequence ATGAGCTCCCTTCACCGAGTTGCCACGTCCGTCGAGACGCTCGCGCCATCGACTAACGGAGCGATCGCGTCCGAAATCGTCGCGGAATCGACCGCCGTCCGGCCGCTCCAACTGGAGGGGGGCGCGCACCTCGCTGCCCTCGTGGGGATGTTCGCGCTCGCGCTTCTCGGCGGGATCCTCGTCGCTCGCAACCGGTACGAGGAGCCGGACTCGCTCGCCGCCGATCGGGAACCGGACCGCGAGGAGTTTATGACCGATCGGGAACGGGTTCGGCAACTCCTCCAGGATAACGGCGGTCGAATGAAACAGTCACACATCGTCAACTCCGTCGACTGGTCGAAAGCGAAGGTCAGCCGGCTGCTCGCCGACCTCGAGGAAGACGACCAGATCACGAAACTCCGCCTCGGGCGGGAGAACCTGGTCTGTCTGCCGGGACACGAGCCGACGGCTTCGAAGTCACCGGAGCAAGCCAACGACGACTAG